One window from the genome of Cucumis melo cultivar AY chromosome 12, USDA_Cmelo_AY_1.0, whole genome shotgun sequence encodes:
- the LOC103500846 gene encoding uncharacterized protein LOC103500846 — protein sequence MATGKSYFSRSKFRFLPAGDGPDHCRSDAAFDFDESDLFNSPHSGTSPEFRRPASKSRISKRISPVDVGDRSVTTVSAASLPVNIPDWSKILRNEYIENRRDDFEDEDGDDDGDEFEEKRFRVPPHEFLAKTRIASFSVHEGIGRTLKGRDLSRVRDAIWQKTGFED from the coding sequence ATGGCAACTGGTAAGAGTTACTTCTCTCGCTCCAAGTTCCGGTTTCTTCCCGCCGGTGACGGACCTGACCACTGCCGTAGCGACGCCGCTTTCGATTTCGACGAGTCCGACCTCTTCAACTCTCCGCACTCCGGAACCTCCCCGGAGTTCCGTCGTCCGGCTTCCAAATCACGAATCTCAAAGCGGATTTCCCCCGTCGACGTCGGAGACCGTAGCGTTACGACGGTTTCCGCCGCCTCTCTGCCGGTTAACATCCCTGATTGGTCGAAGATTCTGAGAAACGAGTATATCGAGAATCGGAGGGATGACTTCGAGGATGAAGACGGCGACGACGACGGCGATGAGTTCGAGGAAAAGCGATTTAGGGTTCCGCCACATGAATTTCTGGCGAAGACGAGGATTGCTTCGTTTTCGGTTCATGAAGGAATTGGAAGAACGTTGAAAGGAAGAGATCTGAGCAGAGTTCGAGATGCGATTTGGCAAAAAACTGGATTCGaagattga